In a genomic window of Zingiber officinale cultivar Zhangliang chromosome 9B, Zo_v1.1, whole genome shotgun sequence:
- the LOC122023331 gene encoding uncharacterized protein LOC122023331 gives MTLTDNFRLSTKDDFLLNTERKPQIGRVGRSTERVVRQKISLLHFRKHCICTTFAGFLPALDKLGRIYHVYLTPDHAMFLHNLLGGGGVQSVTQFDKDVLFRHYRISSQNAARIAFAVDASLLHRALRSALTIQEQARDETAAIQIKLVKKLPTGSRNPAPFLTFETKGRVSAVVQDVPISKPLSRSDVLQIQSALDASQDLPQTLVQVPDLAQLQSLVDRLKFLLPLSQLGLN, from the exons ATGACCTTAACTGATAATTTCAGGCTATCAACGAAAGATGATTTTCTGCTAAATACTGAGCGCAAACCGCAGATTGGCAGAGTGGGCAGATCGACTGAGCGGGTTGTGAGGCAGA AGATCTCTCTCTTGCATTTCCGCAAACACTGCATTTGCACGACGTTTGCAGGTTTCCTCCCCGCTCTCGACAAGCTCGGCCGGATCTACCATGTCTACCTCACACCCGACCACGCCATGTTCCTCCACAACCTCCTCGGCGGCGGTGGAGTCCAGTCCGTCACCCAGTTCGACAAGGACGTCCTCTTCCGCCACTATCGCATCTCCAGCCAGAACGCCGCCCGGATCGCCTTCGCAGTGGATGCCTCCCTCCTCCACCGCGCCCTCCGCAGCGCCCTCACCATCCAGGAGCAGGCCCGCGACGAGACCGCCGCCATCCAGATCAAGCTCGTCAAGAAGCTCCCCACCGGCTCCCGCAACCCTGCCCCCTTTCTCACCTTTGAGACCAAAGGGAGGGTTTCCGCCGTTGTGCAGGACGTGCCCATCTCCAAGCCCCTTTCCCGGTCCGACGTGCTTCAGATCCAGTCGGCCTTGGATGCTTCTCAAGATCTGCCTCAG ACTTTGGTTCAGGTCCCTGATCTCGCTCAGCTCCAAAGCTTGGTGGACCGTCTCAA GTTTCTACTTCCCTTGTCACAGTTGGGTCTGAATTAA